The Rosa chinensis cultivar Old Blush chromosome 7, RchiOBHm-V2, whole genome shotgun sequence DNA segment TCTCAGTATGAAAAAGTACCCTCTAAAGGAATTGTCAACAGAAATAAGAAATTTGACCAATTTAAGGGTGTTGGATGTTAGTAGCCAGGGTTCAGTGCGTGGAGGTATCGTCAGAATTCCATCTGGGGTGATATCAAAATTGCGTAAATTAGAAGAACTGTGCTTGCAATGTGGATTTTGGGACTGGGGGAGTCAAGTTGAGGGAGAAGGAGAAACAACTAATGTTAGCTTTGATGAGGTAACTAGCTTATCATATTTGAACAGTTTGAAGGTTTGCATATCTGATGTGAATTGCATCCCTAGAAGGGTTTGGGTCAATCTGAGTTGGAATGACTTTGATATATGTATTGGTAGAGACAGGAACACCAGAAATATTATCAGAAACCAGCATAGTCAACTCTGGCGAGATGGTCATAAATATTCAAGATCTTTGGTTCTTGATACAACCATTTGTATGTTACCAGCTTGGTTTGTCAGCGTGGTGACAGAGAATACAGAGAGGCTAATGTATGTAAATTTCACAGGGTTAAATAACATTCTCGTGGAATATCACCATGGGATGTTACATAGTCTGAAGCATCTCTCAGTTATTGGTCCCAATGAGAGCTTGGTAACATTGATCATTTTGGAGGCAATACCAAGTATGCGAAATAAACCTGTGTTCGAGAAATTGGAAGAATTGCATCTGGAGAGTATGGGTTCCCTGAAGGAGTTATGTTCTAGTGAATTACCATCTAGGTCTCTCTGGAATCTGAAGGTATTGCAGGTACGTGATTGTCCTAAGTTGGGAAATGTCCTGTTACCATCAAAATTGTTACAGAGACTGGCAAATCTGGAGAACCTATTCTGTAAGCGTGTGCCTGAAATGGAATATGTGTTTGGATGTGAAGGATTTGAGCTAGAACAATCAAAACTGAGAAAGATGAACTTGTTTGAGCTAGAAGCAGTAAAAAGCATATGTAATGGTCCTGCTCCACCTGCAATGTTCCAAGCGCTTCACAGTTTGTCAATTTACCGTTGCAAATTTCACGGATGTCTCTTCACATTTAATGTAGCTCAATGTCTTTTTCAAGTGGAAATCATTTCAGTACAGAGTTGCCCTATCTTGGAAAGAGTAATCGAAGCAAGCAAGGAATCAGAGCTCAGTAAGAAGACCGTTCTTCCAAAATTGAAGTACCTAGGCTTGGTGGATCTTCCTATGTTGTACAGTGGTAGTGCTGCTATTGATATGGAGTGTCCTTCATTGGAACACTTGTATGTGGAAGACTGCCCTCATGTTCCGGCCTCTGCTTATGACTTCGGGAGCAATAACCAGGTCATACTCAACGATCCACGGCATTACGCATCTCAGCAAGCAACAAAGTACTTTCTCTGTCTTTATCTATAACATctaacttttctttatttttattttttttaattacatgGGGTCTTGAGccaaaataaaaacgaaaaggATAAATAAACGGTGGAAGCCTGTTTTTTTCCATTATTAAatacttatttttctttgttatcaTTTGTAATTATTGATCATTCCtgctattttattatttttatatggTTAATCAACCAACTGTGGACAATTGATTTGTGGgaaggagggaaaaaaaaaaaattgttcgtTATGTTAGCTATCGAAACCAGAATCCAGCCGGAATCAATTATGTTCATTCCATCTTGATTTCTTTAATCTGAATTTGCATCTTAGTTTAGAGTTTAGATTGAGAAGTGTTCTATTAAAATCTGTGAGAGACTTATTAATTTGCtgacaaatttaattttctctttctttgatttcaaatttgacCGGTAGATTTGGCACACCCCTATCAGCATGGGATACTCTCATCAAGTCACGTCTCAAGGTCGGGGAAAAGATCTTAACATCGATGGAGCCTGAAATGATGCAGAGGGCGGTTGAATTCACGGGGAAGATGTCTCAAATCATACAGACGAAGCCCGAATTTGCAAAGAAGTTTTTACCTAGTTCGTTAGCGAAGCCTGAATTGTTGGAGATGATGCCTAGACTGATGGAGTTGCTGAATGGAAGTTTGACAGAGAAGAATCCTGAATCGATGGAGAATCTTATAGCGTTGGCGAATATCACTCCTGATCTGATGAATCATATACCTGCTGAGATTAGTAAGATGATGGATCTGATGACTAAATTGATGGAGGATACGAACTTTATCAAGTCCTTGACTGGAATCGTGGAGAACATCCCTGGAATCATGAACTTGCCTCGAATCATAGAGGACTTTCCTCGATTGTTTGAGATTTTGCCAATGACTGGATCGGTGGAGAATATGCCTGGAATCATGGAGGACTTTGctcaattgattgagaattcGCCTCAGATGGCTGAATCGTTGAAGGACTTTGCTCAATCGgttgagaattttctgaatttgccTCAAATGACTGAATGGATGGGAATCATGGAGAACTTATCTCAGATGACTGAATAGGAGAATATGCCTCATGGAGAATCatggagaattttctgaatttgccTCAAATTACTGAATGCATGGGAATCATGGAGAATTAACCTCAGATGACTGAATAGGAGAATATGCCTCGGGATATGACCGAGATTTTAAGCATGTTGGAGAGTGTACTTGAGAACGCTCGACCCAACAGTAATTCGGCTGAACGTTAAGACCCTAGCCACCCTACTACTTGTGCATTATGTGCTTCAAAGTCTGTAAGTAGAAATATACGTGCGTATGGAGAAAAAAATTGTAGTATAAACATGTTGCGTATGTTTACAAAGCCTTACTAtgaatgtttatttattttctctccGGTTTGTTTTCTTATGCCAATGGCACGTCATCTTTTCATGATCTATCTGGCATTGGAAGATGCTTTCATCAGGTAGACACTGATGGCATCAAGGGAACTGGAACGACCCTCCAACTTAGCTTTGAACCTGACAGGGGACTAATAGCTACCCAAAAGAGAGAGATGGTGATTGCCTAAGACCAGACCACACAAACACAATGGATACAGATGTGCCAGACACTGAACACTCTCCAAGCAATTTGCTTCTTTGTGGTATGACACTATAAAATGTGAGACAAACAGCAGCATCTATTCCAATCAAGTTTGTCATCATGATCCAACGACGTCCATTTCAAGATGCAGAGATCCACAAATATCATCACCTCCAGATTTATGTCGATGTGAATGTGATCTCAATACCTGCTATGACCTTTAGAAGACCTTGAAAGCCAAGATGGCACTCGTTCCTCCAATCAACCAAAACTGCTCCTTCCTCCACTGCTCTTCTAGTATGTCAATGTGATGCCTGATATGTATATCAGGAAGGTAATGTTGAGTGATTGAACTATGAACTGGCCAAAAAGGAGTGGAAGTGCTGGAAGGAAGCAGTAgacaatgagagagagagagagagagagaaagcgaAAGGGTATACATTCCAATGTTGAGGTATGCTATCCTtggtagaaatttcagtttGGTGACTGCAATCACTGAGATTGATTGGGGCAGTCCCTCGAAACACATCTCTATTCGTTACACAATAAACAGACCTCCATTATGCATCCTACAACGGTACAATCTATCACAACATCTTCAGTTACTGAACCGTACATCCGGCATTCCGGCCAATGCGTTGGCCCCATTCATATATTCTTATTGTCGTACCAGCAAGAAATGACACCGATTGCCTCTGCAACTGTCAATGCATCAAGAAGCCGACGAGGAAATGTAAGTTCTACCAAAAATGGAACTCACTAGGATGCCCATGATATGAAAATTGACAGATAATCAGATAtggaatgaaaaaaaattaaaaaattaaaaggatAACGTGCAACAAACAAAGAGAAGTACGCGATCTAGTTTCTGTCCACGTTCGCACAAAAGCAGTTCAGTTCAGTTTCAACTCCTCCCTATCTCAGTTTATATAAAAAGGAAatagtggaaaaaaaaataaatttagatATTCTGCAATTAATTTCAAGTTCTAACCACCTaaaagcatctttagcaatgttaGCAATTTttaagtcaaattttagccaaaatagctaaaaagtcattttggctagccatttTAGAAACATATATGTATCAGTGCTctatattttagctaattttgaatttatattatttttaaaatgaagattaaatagtttaaatgtatttataaattacatttttttttttagagaaaagaGGTCAGAACTTTTATTGAACCTTAGGCAATTACAGAGGCGTAAAATCAGCCGCTATTGCAGCTGACAAAAATGAAGGGgaagatgaaaaataaaaaaactcttgCAGTTCAAAACAAGCTCTTGCTGCCAGAAGGTGTGCAACCTTATCTGCGCTCCTGTTGATATGAACAATCTTCATATTATTCTGACCATCCAAAGCTAGCCTCAGGTCCTCATAAACTCGACCCAAGATAGAAGTGTTAATCCCATCTAGCACTGTCAACTGCCTTTGCATAAGTTGAGAATCTGTTTCCAAAATGGCTGGAACAAAAGCATTTTCTACAGCAAAATGCACTGCCATACTACAAGCAAGCACTTCTGCATGTTCAGGCGAAAGAAGACCATGTAGTGGTCGTCCTCCACCAGCAAGGAACACACCCTGATAGTCTCGAATAACAAAACCAATACCTTCAttctttgttgtgtgattaTAAGATCCATCTATATTGATTTTGTACCAACCCAAAGGTGGTGCAGACCATCGAACAACCCTCACAGGACGTCCAATACCCACCTTCAAATTATAAAATCTGTATGCATGCAACCGAGCCATAGACTTGAGCAGAACATCACATGCAGAAAGCCTTTTATTTTCCCAAACTCTATTGTTTCGTTCCTTCCATACTCCCCAAAGAATATAAATCAAGTCACCCAAATCTTTCAAAGCTAGCTCATAGACACAATAGCTAAACCATTCCAGTAAATCACAGTGAGCTGTATGAGGATTAAAACACACCTGAGCCAAGACTCCATTAGCTTGAACCAACTGCTTAGTATAAGGGCAATCCCTACATATATGCAATGTAgtctccaaagaagaagaacataGAACACACACTAAAGAGTTCAGTATAACCCTTTTTGAAGCAAGCCTCTCCAAGGAAGGTAAAATATTATGACAAACTCTCCAGATATGAACCTTGGCAGAGTTAGGTATATGAACCTTCCATATCTTTTTCCAAAAACTCATTCCAACAGATGATTGGAAAGGCCTTCTAACATTAGAGCTAGCAAAATCAAAGCGGTAAGCTGACTTAACCGTAAACTTACCATGTTTCTCCAACCTCCACGCAACTCTGTCTGCAACAGCTCTTGTGCTTAAGGGAAGGCTCAATATAGCTTCTGCCTCGGCTATAGGAAAAATTTGTCTAACCAAGTTAACATTCCACATCCCTGCAGGAACAATAAGGTCATTGACCTGTCGAACCTCATTAGCCACCACATTATTCTCCATTGGTTTGTAATTTGGCACCCCTGGCAGCCAACAATCAGACCAGATATTCACATTAGTTCCATCACCGACCTGCCAATAAGAGCCTTGCCGTAAAAGCTCTCGTGTGGAAAATAAACTTCTCCATGAAAAAGAAGGAGTAGCATGAGAATTAGCCAACCAGAAGGAAGTATCCGGAAAATATTTGGCCTTGAAAATTCGAGCAACCAAGCAGTTTGGATTATTCACAACACGCCAAGCCTGTTTTGCAAGCATTGCAGAGTTAAAATTGGACAAACTTCTGAACCCTAAACCACCTTCTTCCTTAGGATTACATAATGCTTTCCAATTTTTCCAATGAATTTTTCTCTTGTCAAGAGAGCTTCCCCACCAAAAGCGAGCACACATCTGCTCTAAGTCATCACAGAAATTCTTAGTCAATTGGAACACACTCATGGCATAAGCAGGTAATGCTTGAGCCACAACCTTAATGAGAATATCCTTACCAGCACCACTCAACAATTTACCttgccaatttgctaatctTTTTGCCAACTTATCCTTGATGTATTGAAAGGTAGAAGTCTTCTTTCTCCCCACATAAGTTGGCAACCCTAAGTACTTCTCATGAGACTCCACTTCTTCAACTCCCAAAAAACTAGAAATTTCTTCCTTCATGAACTCCGACACATTCTTACTAAAAACCACAGAGCTCTTGTCAAAATTAACTAATTGACCAGAGGCCCTACCATATGTCTCAATAACATCTTGAATTTGATAACAATCATCTAGAGTAGCCTTAGCATAGAGCATGCTATCGTCCGCAAAAAGTAAATGGTTCACAGAGGGAGCATTATCACAAACCTTAATCCCGGGCAGAAGACCCAATTCTTGTTTTTGCTGCAACAAAGCTGAAAACCCTTCGGCTccaagaagaaacaaataaGGAGACAAAGGGTCACCCTGCCTCAGTCCTCTACTAGGGATAAGATAACCCCTAGGTTTACCACGTACCAAAAAAGAATACCGCACAGAGCTTACACATTGCATCACCATCTCAATCCAACTGAAAGCAAAGCCAAACCTTTCCATCACCTTCCTAAGAAAGCGCCATTCCATTCGGTCATAAGCCTTACTAAGATCAAGCTTCAAAGCCATAACACCTTCACTGCCCTCCCTTTTATTATGAACAAAATGGGCTACCTCATTAGCCACAAGAACATTATCCGTAATCAATCTCCCCGGCACAAAAGCACTTTGAAAAGGAGAGATCAAAGTAGGCAAAAACACTTTCAACCTATTAGCAATGACTTTCGAGCAAATCTTGTAGATAACATTACATAACGCTATAGGCCTCAACTCCGACATATGTTCTGGATTAGACACTTTGGGAATGAGACAAATATGAGTGAAGTTTATTTGCTTGAGCATCTGACCTGATTGTAAAAAATCTTGAACTGCTTCGGTGACCTCATTGCCAATAGTTTCCCAATAATGTTGAAAAAACAAAGGAGGCATCCCATCCGGACCTGGGGACTTAGTGGGATACATTTGGAACAACGCACACTTTACTTCTTCTTGAGAATATGGAGCACACAATTGCTCATTCATGGCTGGAGTAACACATGGTTGGATTGCAGCAAGAGTTGCTTCCATGGCTTCAGGGTCTATATCCGATGCAGAAAACATAGAAGCAAAATAAGATGTAACCACATCCACCATTCCCTCATCATCTTCACACCACTTGCCCTCTGCATTGTACAGACCACAGATAGTATTTTTCCTTCTTCGATTCGTTGCCTTCCGGTGGAAATAGCCGGTATTCCGGTCTCCTTCCTTTAACCAGGCCACTTTAGATCTTTGCTTCCAAAAACTCTCTTCATGCGAAAGGAGGGTTTGTAGTTGAGTCATTAGCTGCTTCTTCTCCTGTTGTACAATATCAGATAATGGGACATCAAGCAGCTCCTCCAGTCTTGCCCTAATTCCAAGCATTTGTTGTTGTCTACCTTTAAAGGCCTGCTTCTGCCATTTATCTAGTTCCAACCTTGTTCGAGTTATCTTCTTCGTGATTTGAAACATTGGTGAGCCAGCAATATCAGTACACCAAGCATCTTTCACTACTCCATCACACTCACCGTGCAGTAACCAATAAGCCTCGAACTTAAATCGGTAATGGCGTCTCTTCTTTACCAAAGGGGTTGTACTAGCTTGTAGCAGTAACGGTACATGGTCAGAGTCGCTAGGTGGGAGATGCAACAGACGTGCATGACCAAAGATATCACACCAAGAAGGTGTGCAGACTGCTCTATCCAACCTAAGTTGGGTCACTGAATTCCACCACGTAGATTGGGGTCCAGAGAACCCTAGATCAAGGAGGTCAGCATAACCAAGTGCATCACGAAAACCTCTCATTTGTCTTTCAGATCGAACAGGACCATCGATCTTCTCACTATTATTGAgaatttcattgaaatccccaATTACAACCCATGGCAGCGAATCAAGATCACTCAAATCCCTCAATAACTGCCATGAACGGTCCCTATCTGCTGTATGTGCAAAGCCATAAAAGCCCGATAGCCTCCACCTAGGGTTACCAGCTCCCCCATCGAATACAAGGTCCATATGATGCGCAGAGACCGTGCCTACAGTTGCCGTCACCTCATCGCTCCAGAAGATCCCCAGTCCTCCCGATTGGCCATCACTCAAAACTTCACAAGAATTAGGAAAACCTAATACAGTATGAAGAGCCTTGAAATCATTCAACTGACTGATCTTGGTTTcgcaaagaaacaaaatttggGGTCGATTTTGACGGATCAAATCCTTCAAAGCCCTTGTTGTAGTGTCATTGCAGATCCCTCTACAATTCCAGCTAAGAATTTCCACATCCATGGCAGAAAGAATTGCTTTCTAGAACCCTAGAaagtaaaccctagcagagcaatactaggtcaagtttttttttatttataaattacataaaataactcaaaatgaatattCGAAATTATGGAGAGTcttatctcgctctctatatttagaagtgagatagcCAAAaattataatggagagccacttaggaatttggtgcagctgctaaaatttataaaaaactaaacatgctccctaaaatagctaaggagccaaaatagagagtctgctaaagggATTCAAATTTACTCACCACTAATTctttggtggtgataccaccactcaataaaAAACCACtatgtgttataaaacataattaaagtGAATCATGatgatttattaaaaaaatatattttaagtaTAAAATCAATTATATATGACGTGAcaagttttaatagggtggtgagatcaccaaaaaataaaagtggtgagcaaatttgaatccctgCTAAACATTCTCtaatgaattgattttaattatacgGTTTAGGGTAGTTGGAGATTTGGAATTCCAATTTTCTATGAAAATATGCAAttgttattttcaaaaaaaaaaaaaaaaaaaattaatgcaattttggaaaaatttcagtCCTTACTTCATAgtaatgaaatttcattttctgatttttaacaAATACGCCGTGTAATTAGcaaggaccaaaatatcgagtttcgaggaaatatcgatggtcccgaaaacggaaatttcgacggaaatttcgaggatatatcgatttcgataaaaaatcaagaaaaataatggaaattttaagtgaaacttttggatatgtttgttttatcagttgtctactatatatgaaaagaaaaccttgaataaacattgttatatagtaatttgtTATAATTTAACATAAAACGGTCATTGCTAAATCGTCGACAACTcagaaattttttgaaataaacatctaatttttttttgatggtTGGAAACCCAATAGGAGGCTAGGCCATCACGCCTTATATACATTCTTTAtacatatcatacattacaCCTTGAATTACATGAGTAACTTAGAACCACGTAGAAGACCTATGAGGTACAAAATCTTCactatcttcatcatctctatATGTAGAGTCTTGAGTGTATTGTGAAGAATAGTCATTAAATGATACCTCCCCTCTGTAGTTTTGCATGTATTGACTTACATGCCAACCATATGGGTCCGGGGGGATTGGCTGCGGGTTTTGGTGCTGGTAGTTATAGTAGGGATCATGCATTGCTTGACTTTGGCCATAACCATAATCATTTGAAGATTGTCATTCAGATTGTGTCCATGAGTTGTCACTTGATTGCATCCCATAAGGCGTCATGTATGCTGGCTAAGGCATTGCCAAGTTTTGCCCATAAGAGTAAGGTTCATAATTGCTTCCTCCCACACCAAATGAGTCAAAAGTGGGAGATAAAGAATCATCTTCATGCCTTGACATGCTTCCTTGACCTCTTTCCATTGGTGTATAGTGTTTTCCTATAGCACCAATACCCGATCCTGCTCTCCTACTCCCATGATCTTCATCTTGTGTTGCATGTGTGAAGTTTGGAGAGAAATCATGAGAAAGGAGAAATCATGCAAGAATGGAGAGAAATCATGAGAAATTTCGGAAGTTTCAGAAATATCGCTAATTTCGGCGATATAtcggaaaatttccaaaatttcgTCCGAAAGTTGCTTGGTATGTTACGGATATATCGGACCCTAAAAAAAACGAAATTATCGACGAAATTTCGCCGAAATTTTCGATTTTTCAGTCCTTATTAGGATATTAAAAAGTCACTACCACTAAATTGCGTAGAAAAAAAGCAATACAGACAATTAATACGCGTATTTTTACGCGTATATTATACGCGTACAATACGCGTATATTAATACGCGTATATTATACGCGTATGTATCTTATATAtccgaaaatcaaaacaaaatgcttggcttctccttctctgatcatctctctctctcgacctcACCAACTCTTTCgctctctccatctccatcatgGCAAAGCTCTCTGATTCCCGCAATTCCAACCGTTCCGATCGTCGGAACAAATACCTGAAGCCGAATCCGGGTGGCCGGAAATCAGGTCCTCGGAAATTGGCGACTCTATTCCAGGGTTTGGGGCTCCAAGACAAAACCCCTTCTTCTTTCATGTTGTCGCCTACGTCGAGCCCTAGCCCTAACCCTAGATCTGGAATCCCGAGCGCACCTCCTACTCCCAATGCACCGGCGAGGCACGGTCTCCGGCCACCGTCTCGCCTCCGGGGCTCGGATATGCGGCAGGTTACGGCTGTTCTCTTTCAGAGCCAGATTTCTCTTTGCAATTTTAAGCCTTCGGCTAAAGTTTTGTTCTTTGAGGAAGAGGTGTCTGAGGCGCGTGTTTTGTTTAGTGGCTTAAGCCTAGATTCGTGATGGGTCCGTTGCTGTGTTGTTCTTGCTGAATGAAATCAAaccagtcaaaaaaaaaaaaaaaaaaaagtaaaatttatgtTTTGGGTAGTTGTGTTTATGGGTTTTAAAGTCTATAGGGGATCCAAATGTCTCTGTGTTGTTGTGGTCTGGATAGGGAGTATGCAGTTTTAGGAAGTCTTGTGTGAATTAGGTGGCAAAAGAATTATGATCATGACCTTCTAATGGCAATGTCAATTTGAAAAGTGCTTGTCAGTGCTTTTTCACTGGTAATGATTGCAATTGGCAGCGTTGcttcgtatggagactcctaaAGTTTAGAACTTGTTCTTATGGATTGTTGTTGATGGCAGGCTTTTCGCCGATGAATGCAGAATGCACAAGCAGTGTGGCAACCGCCGCACTCTCTGTTGTGCTAGGTGTACTAGCTGCTATATATTGATTATCGtttcaaaggatgcaggcatCCACGACAATTTGGGATGCTCTCTCTATGACTGTGAGTTCTATTCCTCCTTTTctatgatttttattgattggCTGCTTTTAAACTTGAAATATCAATACCATTCTGCATTTTGGTGTTCCTTGGCAATGCTTTTTTGCTGCTTAGCATTTAAGGAAATGCCGATGCaagatttttttgggtaatgCTTTTCATGTGGAAGCCTAGGACAATTTGCAGATAAGTTTGTGGTTATTATGAAGCCAATAAGGCTGTGAATCCAAAATTTGCTAGAAATGTTGTGCAGCTTAGTTGGAGTTTTCCTGCAGAGGATTGGTGGCAGAGACACTCTGCTTCTGGTGTATTACGGAGTGATTGTAGTGTTTCATTGAAGGGGAATCTCTGCCATGCTTGGAGTTGGTCAAGATTTGGATGCAGAGCTTTGGGGACTTTTAAAGAGATTGAGATTGGGATTGGATTGGGTTGCAGGTCTCAGCTCGACTCCAACCTATTCACATGCTTCATCAGAGGATTTGCTATACAGAACCAAAAAAGCTTGGAGACAACTTGGCTGGGTTAGGGCATGATTGTAATTCTGGTTGCAGATTTTTCAATGCCCCTTTTTCTGTTAGAAAATGATTTCACCAGGTCTGCTGATATTAGTTAGGTTCTTCTTATCTTTTGGCCTCTGCGAACCCATATATTTTCTCATGTATTGGTAGTAGTTGTTTTCCTGGCTATCTGTACTACAGTAGCAATAGTAGTCATATGTAAACAGCTTCAACTTTATAATATTATATCCTTTTTCTGAATTCTGAAAAAAGAAGTTATGATAAAACTCTACTTTTTAGCTTTTGGTTTGTAGGACTGAAcagattagagagagagagatcaaacCAAAAAGACCAAAGAGGAAAACTGAACCagcaaagcaaagaaaaattaatgCTGACAATTCTAAGAACAAAACTAAACAGGGTAAATTAGACGGAGCAAAATAAGGACCAATGCAATTGCACTGTTGCAAAACGAGCATCACAACACTCTTTCGTAGTTTATACATAAATCGTTGAGAACTGGAATGGTCCTTTTGAAGTTAAACGTCAAACTGCAATAGCTAGCTTTTCCAACCGAGAATCATGAATTGGTGGCATAATAAGAAGGTCGTCCATTTGAAAAAGTAGATTCACCCACCTATCCCATCATCACCTCCAGATTTTGATGTCAATGTCAATGAGATCTCAATACCTGCACAGAGATTAAAACGTCAAACGTCAACAGTTCGAATTAAGAAGCTGTAGTGGTTTGTATAATCAACGTTTAATTGGTTTATCCGAGTTATAAATCTCCATAATGATATTGTAATTGATCTGGTCATGTTGGGATTAAACAAATTCTCCTAACTTGGTGGATGGGCACATTTTcgatgaagaagataaaaattCAATGGTCTTTAGTAATTGCTAACATAATAGCAAATTAGCAATGCGCATAGAAGATTGGTTGATGAACCATGACGGTACTGAACATAAAATATAACATCCTCAAAAACAAATCACTCTTTCTTTAATGTACTGATCTCTGCAGATATTCTTCGATATGTGAAGCATTTAAATATCGGCAGTTTGGAAGTTCACTCTACCTTTGTAACTATATATAAACTGAGAAGAATAGAGGCGACACAGCACACCATAACGATTTAGCTTCATTTGGCCAACTCAATGGAGATTTATATTCCCAGCTTATGTGCATTTCGCTCTCTACACCCTCATGTGAATATGTGACTACCATTCTTCTTTGATTACCTTATCCCAACCTACCATCGGTGCAAATCAGCAAATGCATTGAGCTATTATTAATTAAACGGATCAATTCGCCTTGCTCAAGTTCAAAGAATCTATAGTCACCGAACCACAAGGGCTGTTGAACTCATGGAATGAATCCCTTCACTTCTGCAACTGGCATGGAGTTACTTGCGGCACAAGGCATCAAAGAATAACAGCCTTGAAACTAGGGGGTTCTGACTTGCAAGGAACAACTGACATTGGCAACCTCTCTTTTGTCAGGTTCATCAGCCTTCGAGATAACAGCTTCTCCGGCAAGATTCCACAGCAAGTTGATCATTTGTTCAGACTCCGGCATATAAATCTCAGTAAGAACAAGTTGAAGGGGGGAACTCCAGTCAACCTGACCTTCTGCCCGGAACTGAGCATCATAAGTTTTGGATCAGACCGCCTTACCGGCGATATTCAATCAGAGATTGGCTCACTGTTGAAGCTGGTGTACCTTAATCTTCAGACAAACAATCTGACAGGGGAGGCATCTCACATTCCTTGTGAAATCTTTCATCAATCAATGTACTATCCTTAACAGTGAACAATTTGGTGG contains these protein-coding regions:
- the LOC112176372 gene encoding probable disease resistance protein At4g27220, whose protein sequence is MASSSKTASPSSSARQWKYDVFLSFRGPDTRKSITSEIYGRLQNRRGIKTFLDDQDLEVGDAISPSLLTAIEESRFAIVILSPNYAFSTWCLEELTKICQCMEDNRILPLFYNVNPTDVRYQKMTFKDAFTKHEISARYESNKLQQWRDALNKVASTFSVWHTDKFKTDRELADDIVDFVCTKVLPTAIESTGDFTIFEATRQAIDQLMRALKDNNVTAAGVYGMGGVGKTTLVEHVGQEARKQGLFDHVIMVRVNQTPDLKRIQAILADGLGIKLMNETDEGRASRLSSEIMRRNKILIILDNVWGRLDLPSIGIPSHNMLQSCNSKVLLTTRIWNVCHVMMSQENITLSTLSKEDSWTLFVKYARKSFESTYFKDVARKVARECGGLPIALIAVAMALGDKDLTEWKYAAQLLEKSRAANPDDNGEASKCIKLSYDFLKDEDSKSCFLLCCLFPEDYDIRIEDLFKYGIGIGLFQDTDTIQEARGKARSVAKHLTHSSLLLDRGIDGCVTMHDVIRDTAIQIARSEDEHGFFVEAGCGLKNWPRRLREGHSAISVMTNDIRELPEELVCPKLQILLLQENYFLDQIPDTCFKNTSLLRVVDLSYTSISSLSMSFIHLSNLQGLYLDSCQNISDISILKNFKKLEILSMKKYPLKELSTEIRNLTNLRVLDVSSQGSVRGGIVRIPSGVISKLRKLEELCLQCGFWDWGSQVEGEGETTNVSFDEVTSLSYLNSLKVCISDVNCIPRRVWVNLSWNDFDICIGRDRNTRNIIRNQHSQLWRDGHKYSRSLVLDTTICMLPAWFVSVVTENTERLMYVNFTGLNNILVEYHHGMLHSLKHLSVIGPNESLVTLIILEAIPSMRNKPVFEKLEELHLESMGSLKELCSSELPSRSLWNLKVLQVRDCPKLGNVLLPSKLLQRLANLENLFCKRVPEMEYVFGCEGFELEQSKLRKMNLFELEAVKSICNGPAPPAMFQALHSLSIYRCKFHGCLFTFNVAQCLFQVEIISVQSCPILERVIEASKESELSKKTVLPKLKYLGLVDLPMLYSGSAAIDMECPSLEHLYVEDCPHVPASAYDFGSNNQVILNDPRHYASQQATKFGTPLSAWDTLIKSRLKVGEKILTSMEPEMMQRAVEFTGKMSQIIQTKPEFAKKFLPSSLAKPELLEMMPRLMELLNGSLTEKNPESMENLIALANITPDLMNHIPAEISKMMDLMTKLMEDTNFIKSLTGIVENIPGIMNLPRIIEDFPRLFEILPMTGSVENMPGIMEDFAQLIENSPQMAESLKDFAQSVENFLNLPQMTEWMGIMENLSQMTE